In Ornithodoros turicata isolate Travis chromosome 1, ASM3712646v1, whole genome shotgun sequence, the DNA window TGCAGGGCAAGGAAACCGACTTGGCTGCTGATGGAAGATGCGATTCTCCGggccacaacgcaaagtacCTATCGTACAGTTTCTATGATGGGAAGCTGAACAAGGTTGTCCATACAGTACAGGTTCAGGTATATAGTACCTTCGTATACTTCATACATTTTGTGTGAAATATTAACAATAACCAGATGTCCACAATAAAACTTATTCACTTTATCTATCAACAGTCAAATGAAGTGGCATCAAGCTACCACATGGAGCTGGAAGCACTGCAGCGTGGCCTTGAAGAACTGCATGATTTCAACGTCGGTGTACGGTCTTTGACAACAGATCGGCATCCCAGTGTACGGAAATACATGCGTACATCACACCCAGAGGTTAACCACCAGTTTGATGTCTGGCACGTTTCCAAAGGTATGTACTGTAGCAGACAGGTATACTGAAATTAGTTACAAATATCAACCTGCTATGAGATCCTTACTTTTCCTTTTCACATTCTTCTGTATAGGCATTCGAAAGAAGCTGATGAGTGCCAGCAAAGGAAAAGGTTGCGAAGCACTTGAGCTATGGTCAAAGCCTGTGGTGAATCATCTGTACTACTGTGTCACCCACAGCGAAGGAGATGCAGAGCGTGTGTTATCGATGTGGAAGAGCCTTAACAATCATGTGTGCAACATTCATGAGGGCCATGAAGGCCCATATCCACGCTGTCTGCACCCTGTCCTGGACGAGAACGACCGACCATGGCTCATTCCTGGTAAATGAACTTGCAACAGAGCTATTCAACATGCAATAGTTTTTCTCATTTGTATTAAATGtaattatatattatattcCTCTGAAGGGTCACAGCCTCAGAAGAAGCTAGCAGAGATAACCCTGGCAAAATATCTGTTGAAGGATATTCCAAAGCTTTCTCCTGATGTTCAGACATCAAACTTGGAAGCATTCCACAGCCTTCTCATCCGGTTTGCTTCCAAGTCTGTTGGGTATGGCCCCAAAACTATGAAATGCAGGTTTGTAGGTCTCATCAGTAAGCTGCATTCTGCTAGAAATTATTTGTGTGCATGCCAATGTATCACAAATTTATGAAGTACACTTACATATAAGGCACCAGGATAATTACTTTCTCCATTGAACATGTAGGACGCAGCTAGCCATCCTGCATTTCAATGAAAACTCCAACAGGGCCCATGCTTTCACAGAAGATGGAGAACTGCGCTACCTAATGAAGCGATCGAAGGTGTACTCTGGAGAGTATGTTGCGCTGCCCATCAAGGAGGAGCCTACCTTCAGTAAGTGAACCACGAACAAGACACAAGTACTGAGCCGGTGCCATGTCAGC includes these proteins:
- the LOC135378994 gene encoding uncharacterized protein LOC135378994, with amino-acid sequence MNDVTETTIGDTDNPADTTYVPQHDSLLGDSPQASSVSPQEERKYIIFESKLKELFRSCTTCLNPCTTSFSCVGSLLRVESCCVDGHTFVWESQPYISNKPAGNVLLSAAILFSGASPTPTLRMLKLINVKIFCDHTFFNYQRGYLLPAITEVWTQHQAALLVELQGKETDLAADGRCDSPGHNAKYLSYSFYDGKLNKVVHTVQVQSNEVASSYHMELEALQRGLEELHDFNVGVRSLTTDRHPSVRKYMRTSHPEVNHQFDVWHVSKGIRKKLMSASKGKGCEALELWSKPVVNHLYYCVTHSEGDAERVLSMWKSLNNHVCNIHEGHEGPYPRCLHPVLDENDRPWLIPGSQPQKKLAEITLAKYLLKDIPKLSPDVQTSNLEAFHSLLIRFASKSVGYGPKTMKCRTQLAILHFNENSNRAHAFTEDGELRYLMKRSKVYSGEYVALPIKEEPTFNYARKLLDKVVELCHKWLTFDDAWAANPPDELPSLTKNEPPVDKRALVEARQHRLEMSLLPVQGRFAKYVNHPDAVLSEVHST